From Centroberyx gerrardi isolate f3 chromosome 15, fCenGer3.hap1.cur.20231027, whole genome shotgun sequence:
CATATCTGAACTCCTCAAAGGCCCAAATCATTTCCTCACTCTTCACAGAATTGCTTATTTACTGCAACTGGCATTAAGGCGGGCAGGATAActcaaatgaaaagtgaaatagTTGCTCTCTCGCCCACATATTACCGACTCTATGTGCTTGTGCCAGGGAAACAAATCATATTTGGACCAGTGTGTGTTCTTTATACCTCATTACAGGGCTGAAACACAAGGTTTATATTGTTAGGCTGGGCTCAGAGCTAACgtttatgttttattgattACTGTGTGGCCCATATGCATGAAGCAGAGAAACCCTGTGCTGGATGATGAAACACACTGGAACACCCTCTCATCTTAACCTGCTGGACTGTTTGTCATGGTGTTATTTGGAAATACTTAAGCTTGTGTTGTTGATCTTAGCGACAAAATGTAACATTATGTTTTGTCTTTGAATAATCTCAACAAATATTCACACTGTGGCAAACGGCGACAGCGAAGAGGTTTCCATGTCATACATTATGAATTTATAGTCATTGTGAATTCAGTCTAATTGGGTCCTTGTGGATCAGAGAAAACTTTAAACATATGCCACTTAGGTAAACACACACCCTTGATTAGAAGAATGTGACAGATTCAAAACGTGGTAAATTACTGCTTCTCAAATCCCGGAGGTGAGCCTTTCTCCCAGATGCTTCATTTCTCACATTAAAGGCTGACAAGATTCTTCTGCTGCCATTAACTAACACCGGCAAGTGGAGTTGGGTAAAGAAACACTGTTTGCTTTGCACACACAATAATGATGTTGCTGTCAGGAGGAGCGGATGCTCGATCTGTCCGGCGGTAAATAACCCACCATGCTGTTAGAACGAGTGCAGAGCCTTTTTACTGCCCAAACACTCTTGAACCAATGCATTGGCAGGAGTCAGTGAGTCACCCAGAACAAAGCTGTCACTACACACAGCCAAgataagagagggagacacagacaaAAGCTAGCATCTGCCTCAAAGCATAGAGACTATGATGTTTAGACATTTGAGAGCATATAATCAAAGCATAACCATGGATCAGGCCATATGCCATTCATTTGAGATTTACCAAGTCTGCTGAACACCTTTTTGTCCTGTGCTTTGTAATATCAGCAAGTGGATTTTTCACTATTTGCTGCCAAAATTTCAATTTTCTCCTTTCCCATGAACCTGCTATAGATGAGAGGCAGCGATAGCTTGTCAAAGTTAATGGAAAAAATGAAGGAGCATCAGTATTGCTGCCAGCCTGTAATTTCTGACTTACTGTATTCTCTCCCCTCTatcaccctccccctccctaaTCTCCTGGCTCTGTCCTGTGGATCCTGGTGACTGTTCCTCCGCTCCAGCCCTAACCTGACATGGAGGGACATGCAGCACCTGTCTGTCTTGACCTCCAAGAGGAACCAGCTCCACGACGAGGTACACCAGTGGCGGAGGAATGGCGTGGGCCTGGAGTTCAACCACCTGTTTGGCTACGGTGTGCTGGATGCCGGGGGCATGGTGAAGATGGCCAAGGAATGGAAGACCGTCCCCGAGCGTTTCCACTGTGTGGCCGGATCCATCCAGGAGAGCCAGTGAGTGTGTGACACATAAGCATGTACATATCACATATAGTAACTCACTGTTGTGCAGAAGAGACAATACTCATCCAAGTATTGGATAAgggcctaattcaacgaaaTATCTGTGATGGGAGTTGCCCACTTGATCACCCTGATGACAcacctgcactcacacactcaaccccaTAACATTTCGATCACATGGTTATCATTCCTCTGACATatgaattgggcttctgtataAATGCTGGCCCCTGATTAGGGCACAAGGGACTGCGAGATCACATCCTATGTATTGGTAAAGTTCTTTAAAATAATCTTCTTATATAAGGTTCTAAACATAATGTACTTCCCATGTGCTATAATGTGAGCTCCCTCTGCCAGGCCTCTGGGTAGAGTGGTGCTTTGATTACAGTCCAGCCATCTGGCCGGTGCTGTGGAGGAGATCCTCAGTCTCTGCCCTCATCTTTCACAGATGCAGCTGTCTATCTCGGGTGCTTAGGGcaccctccttcttctcctctcatcctctccttgtctTCCCACATCTGTCTCCCCATGcatcaccctctcctcctcctcccgtgTCTCCTCCATCTCTAACCTTGCCCTTCATTTTGCTTGCTCTTCTCTGCTTTTTAACATCTCTCGCTGTCATCCTGTCCGTACACTCACacctctacctcctctccttcctgcaATCTGTCTGTCCCCCTTTTTATTTCGCTCAAGGGCTGCCACCCTTTCATCCATCAGGTCCTGATGCTTTGAGCCTGTATCTACTCCCTTGTGTGATGCCTGGTGGTTTCACATGGCTCAACCTCTTACACACTATAATTAGAGAACCACACATGGCCCAGCACGACGTGCCCTAGCAACACTGTCAATTAGACTGACTGACAGCCGGGAAGGGATTCCATGCGGAGGTGTTATTTACTGTGTGCATGCGTGGGTCTGTGGTTACATGTGTGTactctatgcatgtgtgtatgagtgtacaTGTGacatgtaaccctaaccctaataataataataatgctgctaaacaaacacacacaaaaaaacactttacagaggaaaaaatgacaataataaattAGTAAAAGAAATAAGAACAAAGAAATAGAAAATCTAAGTATTGTTACAGAAAGCAATTTTAAAGAAATGGGTTTTAAGGATAGATTTAAAGGACTGAAGTGATGTAGCCTCAACCTTAGCAGATTGTTACACAGTATAGGGGCTCAGAGTGAAGATCGGTCAGCGTATTTGTGTCACCATAGACACCCTCAACCCCTCATTTTACTCTCTAATCAGTGCTTCACAGACGGTGCAGTCACGGCAACACAGCGTGTGGGTGTGCATcgtgagtgtgtgcttgtgtgtgtgtctgtgtgcgcacgTGCCTCCCTGGAGTACAATACCCGACAAATAAGGAGCATTCCTCGGAGTCAAATGGCTTTTCACTGCTGCCCTAGGGACATCTCATACAAATAGAGGAGAGGAATTTGCTTCTTATGCCCATTTGTTGTCACATGAGACGGTCCTTGACACTTCAGGATCGCATCGCAATAAGTGGCGTTGGTTCTTTGCTCAGACAGTGGATGAGCCTTAAAGGTCTCAAAAGAATAACCGTTAGAAGGCGTTGTGCTAAGgtttgggagagagaaatgcagaATGTAATATCTTTTTCAAGTTATTTTCGAGCTGTGATAAGAGTTGTGGTGCTGAGTCTGTCATTCTGTCATATTTTTCATCAGTTCAGTAGTTCCCCGGCGGCACCACAGGGCTTCTGCTGCCTCTATTGTTGCAGAGATATAATTACAACAGGCTCACCTCTGATGATAGTGTATCAGTACAGAAAagcaataaacacacaaacacacacggccGTACTCGCGCACACACTGCTCAGCATTGATCTGATAGCTGCTTTGGCAGGCTGTGGCTTACTTAGCTGGAGCAGAACTTCTCATTATCAGTGGTGCCGGCACGCGGCACCCCACCGGGCCGTGGGTTGTTTTTAATCTCCGCCGGTCCTGCCCTTCAGAGGCGTCCCCTCTCCCTGTTCTATGACCGAGTCCCGTAATTACTCTCGCACATTATCTGATGGCAACTGTGTACCTGCTGTGCAGGAAAATCATTTTGCGGGGACAAATTGAATTCTACACATATTCATATGTAGGAGAACAGTAATGCTCACAGTCACAGATTCTAACAAAccaataagaataataataagatgAAAGATATCTGTTAATTGCAAGTTTATAAAATTAGATTTTAGTTGTGTCTTAAGAGAAGATACAgtttatggacacacacacacacacacacacatacacacacacaagcgcacacacagagaaacccACTCCTTGCTTTTACACAATCTTACACTTCTTCTTTTTtacctttcttttcttttctacttCTTTTTTATCTGCCCTAGGAAGCGTTTAGGAAGTCATATTGTTAATGGAAACCATTTAGTTTTTGGTTATGTCAGACTCCTCAACATACACTGTAGGGTGTAGTTTACTGTGAAACAGTAAACATATTGATAACTCACTAAGTCAACCTTAAGCAGCTCACCACTGCACTCACCTCTGTGTACTCGGCATAATGCTCTATCAATCATATTTATAACAGAGTGCTATCCTGCATGAGTCTCTCActcaatctctttctccctctctctctctctctctctctctctctctctctctctctctctctctttctttctctgtctccaacTCTCCCTCTAGCCTTCTCTCCACCCTCCCATTTCCTACCCCCTGTGTTAATCTGAGCAGGCAGTAATGGCACAGAGATGTGGCCTGTGCCTCTAATAATGCTATTAAGTCTGCTCACAGCCCTCGGCCAGCCCTGACCACCCCTGCCCTGCTgtgttctccctctttctttccatcacCAAAAGGGATGGGATCAGCAGTGTGTCTCCCTAACCACAAAAGAACAACAATAGCAAGACCAACCTGCCCTTACACTCTGTTCTGGACAAATccatttcaccaaaaaaaaaaaaaaaagccctcatTCATGCATTGAAGAAGAGCTAGATTTCAGAGGTGGTCCAAtttttgacatgttttataacTGTGATTATTAGATAAAATGGTAGGATCTGAGGTTTATTTATCCTGGTTACTAAACGCTATTTCAAAACTTTTAAATTTTAATGGTACCATTTGTCACATGCTCGTTTCAAACCCAACTGGATGCATTGTATGTAATATGCATACTCAGATATGGCTTTTTGCTTGAATAACAGCACTGTTTAGAATCATAATCAAGTGATAATCAGTTTATACAGCAAGCACAATGAATATGAGGGAATTTGTCCTATAAGTAGATATTGGCATACATGGTACATGGACAATGGACCTCACATTTAGTGCAAGGAGACATTGCAGgacatacaatagacagtagactacacATGCTACTCTATTAGTGTAGCATGAATGCACGTCCTACAATTTTGTTTATCCACATTTATCCTTTCTAATTCATAGTTGTGTGGGCCATATGGATATAAACGAGAGTTTTGCTTATTGTTATCATCATTGCACTTTAATGGGGAGTTACATTAGCTGTGGCTCGCCTCAAGGCCTCTCTGTAGAGTACCAGTCCCAGCCGTGGGAATCTTGCTCCATCACTGCACTTCAGTCTCAGAAAATTATTCATCACTAAATCATTCATATTTCCATctcatttgttttgcatttgaatAGAGTCTAGGTATCCAGAGGGCATTATCAGTGTATAGCTCTCATATAAATGAGGGGCAGTGGAGAAGTTATTGCATGATGGACCATCACTGGTGATATTCTAATTACAATAATGttggtttgattttgattttgattgtttttattatagTGTCATACACCATACTGTCCAGCCCCAATGGGCTTAGAAGACACTGTTAAACAAAGAAGAACAATCCTGATAAATATAGAATACATATTGTCAATACATCTACAATTCACCTTCAAATTAAACtacaaatgatgaatttcagtATCATAATATCCAATATCTAATTTGGAATTCAGAATAAATAAGGATTCCTTAATTCTTTCCCACGCCTTAGAGATATATTTAGCAGTGTCAAAATCATATTTTCTAAACAGAAACTCAAGTCTCTGACCATCCTCAAGCtgaaataaattacaatgaaTTAGCTTATCGCACAACTCAATTCTTAAATCATTGTATAAGGGGcaataaaacaaagtgaatttcattttcaatctcacCTAAGCTGCAGAGTGAACAGTCGCTTTTCCTCTGGGGTATTATTATATCATTCAGTTTCAATAGCAAAGGGTAATGTACCTTGGTATGCCATTGCCACCAAATGatgcatttaaatgttttaaatgcatCATTGATTTAAATGTTCATAAATTAATATGTCAAGTGCAACTCTTTTGTTACAATGTGTTGTATTCCTGAGACCTTTTGTATGCCATGATTTTAAGTAAAGGAAAAATACTTAATGcctaataaaatcaaaataaatgcatATTTTCACCTGCATTTTTGGACAATAAGCcacaataatgaaataaaataaaataaaaatattgtaagTGTAAGTCATCCTGTGACAGGGGTGTATGGTAccaaacaaaaatgtaatccCAAAGAGTATTTTGGCCCCTGATTTCATGGCGAAGCAAGCAGAGATGGCACTCGTCATTGTTGTTTTGCTATGTGGGAGCAAGCTCAGAAAGAGGCTTGATTCTCTGTCAGGGTTGGTTGCTTCTATAGGCAAAATAGGTCAGGTACTTACTGGGGCATTCAAAGGagaagggggtggggtgtgAAGATAGACTGAGAAAGATAAAAATACTTCTCGAGCTAGTTCTGGCTCTCTTAGCTACAGGGATTCCCACAGCCCACAGATTTGGATAGCATGCTGAtgactttcttttttattccttttttaaCATTCATATTTCTCACattaatgtttttcatttccctccctctctctgccgcACCATCTTAACTCGTTTcatctgtttttccctctccagTAAAATCCAGTCTGGCAACAAGCTGGTGCTGGCCATCACCACAGACGCCTGCCAGGGGAAGGACAACTTTGTCCGCTACCTGGAGCACGTTCAGGCGGTGGTCACCGTCAACGCCAGCCGCCGGGGCGACCTCAACATCAACATGACCTCGCCCATGGGCACCAAGTCCATCCTGCTGAGCCGAAGGCCCCGTGACGACGACGCCAAGGTGGGCTTCGACAAGTGGCCCTTCATGACCACCCACACCTGGGGCGAGGACCCCCGCGGGACCTGGGTCCTGGAGGTGGGCTTCCAGGGCGAGGAGCCACAGCGCGGAGTCCTGAAGGAGTGGACCCTCATGCTGCACGGAACACAAAGTGCCCCTTATATAGACCAGATAGTGCGCGACTACCAGTCCAAACTGGCCATGTCCAaaaaggaggagctggaggaggagctggatgaGGCAGTGGAAAGAAGTCTGAAGAGCTTGCTGAGTAAAAACAACTAAACACCATCTGCATGTTGCCgactctttcattctttttctctttctccctctctgcatctTGCTCTACACTTTTCTGACTCTCTTTGCATCTCCTcaattctcttcctctctctctctctctctctctctcttcttatccTCCCTTTTGTCTACCTCTCTTTCCCCTGACTCTTTACTCTGCCTTTTGTTATGAAGTGTTTGAATTAGCCCCCCACCTACAATGAATGTTTCTTGTAATCCAATCATGATAAAAATGTAACCTTGAAATAATCTGTTCTACATagagaaaacaaaactataTCAACtggatttctgtctgtttttttacaCTCTACGGAATTGTACATAAACAGAATATAATCCACTCTTTCATGTTCTTGCTTTAACTGCCCTGCACCTCTCTTCTGCCAACTGTTGTACAGTTTGTGACTGTAAATGATTTTCTGTGTCATTCTACTTAAAGTTTAATATCTTGCAAACAGAGCAGTGATACTTctttctgtttatatttttgtgacATGCACTGTTTATataaacaaaggaaaggaaTGTGTGATTCATTTTGCAGCCTGTGGTCCTCAGTTCATATTTCACAATCTTTGACGTATACTATAATAAATCTATTCAGCTGTTTGTTTAAGCACTTGAGTGATTTGCACCACGCTTGAACAGACTCTTGAACTAAAAGTAGCATgcaatttttttgtcatttgaatCACTTAATGAATGTGATCTGGGTTCTTGGTTTGGGAATATATTCCCTCATGTTAGGACAAGAAAATCCTTTTGAAAAGTGGAACATTAACTATTCTCTCCTTATAATAAACATGCttttattaaaggtgctacatgtagcattttaacatcaataaatcatatccacattaattttgagacataatTACtctaaacaaacaagaccatcggcAAGAacattggcagcctctacactgcgtTTTAGATTGTGTCACCAGGTTGGATTttgagggaaatctgctgtattttatggcacaaagagagattgctttacggcacaaaacaagTGGGCGCTGTTCTTTCAGCGCATACAGAGcgagtagcaacatcctctttgcaatgCGAAGCAATggagtttatgggaaatgtagtcttaattttgagaaactaACACTACCTAacctagcactaacaataccactggcatgagacaGAGGCTACTACTCATCTCGAccatggtcttgtttgtttgcaataattataccaagatatcacaattaCTTTgtcaatgatatattgatgtttaaaatgctaaaTGTAACACATTTAAGCTGGCATTGTCCTGTCGCTTTTAAGAAGCTGATGTGTTTTGATCACATGCCTTTGCCAGGGTGTCTTTCAGTCACATTTTATTCCATGTATGTTCCAGTCACACTCTGTTCTTTCTTTTGAttcactcttctcttttccttggACTATCAATATGCAAAAATATTTTGGTTTCAGACAGTACACTGTAGCTTATTTCAGCCCACAAGCATTTCTTGCTACGGCTATTTATCTCTTCAACCTCGTACAATATCTGTTGCTCACTCTCCCTTTCCTATCTCAGTttatctttgtctgtttctccctcaactcctcctcttcctcctcctccctcctttctgcaGGGAGAGTGGATTATACTAAGTGCAGAGGGCATTGTGAACTCCTTAAGGTCACATCGATGAAAAATGGATgagtctctgtctcctccacagCTGCAGCACTTGAAATAACACCTCTTATgcaggaatgagagagagtacacacatacacgcatgccTATGTGTTTATGACTTTCAAAGCAATGTGTGCATTGCTGCTCCAGTGTTTCAACCTTAAAGCAAGCAGAATGAGGGATTAGTTGATGTTtgaatctttttttattgttcaatATATCAAAGCAAATTGATACACAGCAAAACTGTGCTGAGGGCAGGCAGTGGCATCCAATTGACCAAATCAACTCATAGGGGGAAAGGTGGGGTTCTAAGGCAGAGTTTAGTAGGGTGGCATAACTCAGtatttcatctcttttcttctgACTTTTTTATAGGTGACTTGGAgtttcatttctcattctccCAAGTTTTCAGACAGTAAAGGTATATGGCATGAGCATGGGTGCAAGTAGAACAACAACAGCAGTACTTATGGAACCAGCTAAACGTATGCTGGACGCAAGACCGGAGACTGCAAGCAAATGGAGGAGCATCAAAAATCAGAGCAGGAATGTGTAGTTGGCCTTAAAGCGTGGTTGATCTCCCTTGGAGACACAAAACATTGGTCTTATTTAGTTAAGGAACAGTGGCATTTTATGTAGTCTTTTACTAACATCAGTATTGTCTTCTTGTTAGTGGAGCCAGACCGTGTGGAACCCTGGAGGAGTTTACCGCGCCTTCGAGTCAGGTCTCATGGTTTCAATGTTTCTTCTTGCTGGACTTCTCAATCATGGTCTCCACCACCATGGCAGTCTCCTCGTAACCCTTAACCTTGCGGTCGTTGGAGAACTTCTCCACAgactccaccacctccaccttctCGTAGCTCATGGAGTCTGGGGTAAAGCTGCTGGTGCTGGAACTGGAGCTGGTGCTGGCTCCGCGAGGGCCAGGCATTGGAGTGGGCCCACTGTGGCCCCCGTTGCTATCCCCGTTTCCCTTTGGCCCAGAGGGTTCTGGGGTGGGCTGTCTGGGGCCAGGACATGGGCcaggggatggagggacagGGCTTGGATCTTTAGACCTAGGGTGAGGTTCTCCGTTCTTATGCTTACCcttaccaccaccaccatcgtcctttcctttttctcccttgccctttcctccttctccattGGAGGGCAGAGTGGGACTGAGGGGTCTGGGAGGTGGCATGGGCTGAGGAGCTGGTCCGTAAGGTTCGTAGGGGGGCATCATCCCGTTTTGGATAGTGACATAGATGTGGCCGGCAGACGGTGTGGAGGTGTAGAAGCAGGGGTCCTGGTAGCTGCCGTCCCCAGTGACAAGGACATAACGACCCTTAGTATAGAAGTCAGCGATTGGCTCAGGCTTCTTGTACTTCCTCATTCGGTCTCTGACAATGTTGCAGAGTGTGTCAAAGGCCTTGCTGATCTGAGCTCCGTCGGGGACATCCTGTGGAGACACTCCAATGAACACAGGcatctgctctgttctcttcacctcctcctcctgtaccTCCTCAGTTGTGACCCCCCTCATCTCTTCATCTGCAGCCTCCCCAGTGGctcctccacttctctcctccGGACCACTGTCCATCACATCTTTAGGGGTCAGCTCTTTCTTCTTCAGGACCTTCTTGGCCAGGTTCTTCTGGCGAGGCTTGATGCTGGTGATGTCTTGGATAGCCTGGGTGATGTCTGGAAACACATGAGGTCAAAAGTCAGCCGATTGGAGTGCTTGTTGAACTGAGCAAACACCAAAATTGGTCTAAATTGAACCTAAGCAAACACCAATTAACTGATTCCTGGTGTTACAGCCAAAAGCATTTTTAAGGACCACCcttgaataaaaaacatttcaccaaGCATCCTGAAAAAACACCTCAGTGTTACACCAAGGCTAGAATTTTATTATGTGCTAAAAGTGGATCACATTCTgatccattgtgtgtgtgtctttgagtggTCAGGTAAGATTAAATCTCTGAGACCCTGTTAGCATAGTTGTCTTTCACAATGGCTCCTGATTGTGTGTGCACTCAATAGAGATTATCAACATAAACCAGCTGTGATATTGTCCTCTGATGCTGCCCTTACCTCTCCCCCTGCTTGGTgcagtgggtgtgtgagtgtagcGGTAATTAGTGGTTAACAGGGTAATGGGGGTGCCAATTATCGCTGAATTCAACCTGCAGAAAGAaggaacagtagaacagtaaaATTTCAGCTACACAATAGACATATGTACTTAACAGCTTTCTTGCAGTTGCTTATATGGGGTGAAATATAGGAGTATCTAGTAAGTAAACTGACTCATTTTACCAAGAAGGAAACAACAGGCAATATTTAACATGAATAAATCAGAAGATAGACCTAATAACCATGGTGCCTGCTGTGCCGTAACAGAAAACATTTGCTGTCAAGCAGTGCCATCCTGTGGCTGCTCAACATTAACCCAGGTAAGGATGCTGATTCGTACATATCCAGTTAGAGCCATATGTAACACTGATCCATTTCATTTGAAGTCAGA
This genomic window contains:
- the bfsp1 gene encoding filensin — protein: MFKTSYLREVRKEKYERSDVFEEESEDSETSAGASAIQGWESLQELNSRFARYINRARVLEQRNAVFRKQLETLQRMEEASGLEEAFTEQIEVNRQRIRELSSDHAKLERELKDACRMLDEFTSKYRNECEYQEQLRGTLDQLNKEADSALLRNLEFQIQSQFLQDDINSTKDRHKKNLAEIQTYVNILHQINQTTPLVPNMSVGISEEQEKLLAQRRVPGLQSQLEEYKSALCQLQAQRLRLQTETTMLEQAIKNTQETYDDEIQLYNEQIESLRKEIEEAEKSLERFTNECRHLAMYQTSLENELERYKRIIENEDNRLNSAIIGTPITLLTTNYRYTHTPTAPSRGRDITQAIQDITSIKPRQKNLAKKVLKKKELTPKDVMDSGPEERSGGATGEAADEEMRGVTTEEVQEEEVKRTEQMPVFIGVSPQDVPDGAQISKAFDTLCNIVRDRMRKYKKPEPIADFYTKGRYVLVTGDGSYQDPCFYTSTPSAGHIYVTIQNGMMPPYEPYGPAPQPMPPPRPLSPTLPSNGEGGKGKGEKGKDDGGGGKGKHKNGEPHPRSKDPSPVPPSPGPCPGPRQPTPEPSGPKGNGDSNGGHTSTSSSSSTSSFTPDSMSYEKVEVVESVEKFSNDRKVKGYEETAMVVETMIEKSSKKKH